The nucleotide window TCTATTATTAATAAGTCTTCCGGACGATCGACATCTCTGAGAACCGGAAGATAAGAAACCTTTAACTGTAATTGTTTGGCGATCGCAACAGTTTGAGCAAAAACTCGATCGCTTCCCCAATCAATACCTTGAAACAGTTGGGGAATAAAACGACTTAACCCAATTAAATAATATCCGCCATCCTCGGCCTGTCCCAACACTAAATCCTGATGTTTCAACTGGTTGAACGCTTCATTTAAAATGATCTGATCAAGTTGAGGACAGTCAATCCCAATCATCACAATCCTTTTGATTCCTTCTAAAAACGACCTCTCAAACGCCGTT belongs to Gloeothece citriformis PCC 7424 and includes:
- a CDS encoding TIGR04282 family arsenosugar biosynthesis glycosyltransferase, with amino-acid sequence MSYDMDEEELIIFTRYPEPGKTKTRMIPVLGEQGAAELQRQMTEVTLEKAENLKSDRSIRLTLYFTGGNLDLMRKWLGSDLIYQSQCEGDLGQRMATAFERSFLEGIKRIVMIGIDCPQLDQIILNEAFNQLKHQDLVLGQAEDGGYYLIGLSRFIPQLFQGIDWGSDRVFAQTVAIAKQLQLKVSYLPVLRDVDRPEDLLIIDN